Proteins encoded in a region of the Streptomyces sp. NBC_00310 genome:
- a CDS encoding alpha-ketoacid dehydrogenase subunit beta, with the protein MTTQTAAQTAGQTAGHSAPKSMAVAKAINESLRRALETDPKVLVMGEDVGKLGGVFRVTDGLQKDFGEDRVIDTPLAESGIVGTAIGLALRGYRPVVEIQFDGFVFPAYDQIVTQLAKMHARSLGKVKLPVVVRIPYGGGIGAVEHHSESPEALFAHVAGLKVVSPSNASDAYWMMQQAIQSDDPVIFFEPKRRYWDKAEVNPEAIPGPLHKARVVREGTDLTLAAYGPMVKLCQEVADAAAEEGKALEILDLRSVSPLDFDSIQASVERTRRLVVVHEAPVFFGSGAEIAARITERCFYHLEAPVLRVGGYHAPYPPARLEEEYLPNLDRVLDAVDRSLAF; encoded by the coding sequence ATGACCACGCAGACAGCCGCGCAGACGGCAGGACAGACCGCCGGGCATTCCGCCCCGAAGAGCATGGCGGTCGCCAAGGCGATCAACGAGTCGCTGCGCAGGGCCCTCGAAACCGACCCCAAGGTCCTCGTCATGGGCGAGGACGTCGGCAAGCTCGGCGGCGTGTTCCGGGTGACGGACGGCCTGCAGAAGGACTTCGGAGAGGACCGGGTGATCGACACCCCGCTCGCCGAGTCGGGCATCGTCGGCACCGCCATCGGCCTCGCCCTGCGGGGCTACCGCCCGGTGGTCGAGATCCAGTTCGACGGCTTCGTCTTCCCCGCGTACGACCAGATCGTCACCCAGCTCGCCAAGATGCACGCGCGCTCGCTGGGCAAGGTCAAGCTCCCCGTCGTGGTCCGGATCCCCTACGGCGGCGGCATCGGCGCGGTCGAACACCACTCCGAGTCCCCGGAGGCGCTGTTCGCGCACGTGGCGGGCCTGAAGGTGGTCTCGCCGTCGAACGCCTCCGACGCCTACTGGATGATGCAGCAGGCCATCCAGAGCGACGACCCGGTGATCTTCTTCGAGCCCAAGCGGCGTTACTGGGACAAGGCCGAGGTCAACCCCGAGGCCATTCCCGGCCCGCTGCACAAGGCCCGTGTCGTGCGCGAGGGCACCGACCTCACGCTCGCCGCGTACGGCCCGATGGTGAAGCTCTGCCAGGAGGTCGCCGACGCGGCCGCCGAGGAGGGCAAGGCCCTGGAGATCCTGGACCTGCGGTCGGTGTCCCCCCTGGACTTCGACTCCATCCAGGCGTCCGTGGAGAGGACGCGCCGTCTGGTGGTGGTCCATGAGGCGCCGGTGTTCTTCGGCTCGGGCGCGGAGATCGCCGCCCGCATCACCGAGCGGTGCTTCTACCACCTGGAGGCCCCCGTCCTTCGCGTCGGCGGGTACCACGCCCCCTATCCGCCGGCCCGGCTGGAGGAGGAGTACCTGCCGAATCTGGACCGGGTGCTCGACGCCGTCGACCGCTCGCTGGCGTTCTGA
- a CDS encoding dihydrolipoamide acetyltransferase family protein, translated as MTTMTDTSPREFKMPDVGEGLTEAEILKWYVQPGDTVTDGQIVCEVETAKAAVELPIPYDGVVRALHFPEGTTVDVGTSIIAVDVAGGAAPAQAPAEAAAPAQPAAKPAAEPVAKKPEGRKPVLVGYGVAESSTKRRPRRGVPAAAAPAEDTLYAATAIQGIQGELNGHGQHGITVPRPLAKPPVRKLAKDLGVDLATITPSGPDGVITREDVHAAVAPQTAPGPVVEAPAPPAAPAVAPAPVASYDGARETRVPVKGVRKATAAAMVGSAFTAPHVTEFVTVDVTRTMKLVEELKQDKELAGLRVNPLLLIAKALLVAIKRNPEVNASWDEAAQEIVLKHYVNLGIAAATPRGLIVPNIKDAHAKTLPQLAESLGELVSTAKEGRTSPAAMQGGTVTITNVGVFGIDTGTPILNPGESAILAVGTIKLQPWVHKGKVKPRQVTTLALSFDHRLVDGELGSKVLADVAAILEQPKRLITWA; from the coding sequence GTGACGACGATGACAGACACGTCTCCGCGCGAGTTCAAGATGCCCGACGTGGGCGAGGGACTCACCGAGGCCGAGATCCTCAAGTGGTACGTCCAGCCCGGTGACACGGTCACCGACGGCCAGATCGTCTGCGAGGTGGAGACGGCCAAGGCCGCGGTCGAACTGCCCATCCCCTACGACGGTGTGGTGCGCGCCCTGCACTTCCCCGAGGGCACCACGGTCGACGTCGGGACGTCGATCATCGCGGTGGACGTGGCGGGCGGCGCGGCCCCGGCGCAGGCCCCCGCCGAGGCGGCCGCGCCCGCCCAGCCGGCGGCGAAGCCCGCGGCGGAGCCGGTGGCCAAGAAGCCCGAGGGCCGCAAGCCGGTCCTCGTCGGCTACGGGGTCGCCGAGTCCTCCACGAAGCGCCGCCCCCGCAGGGGGGTCCCGGCCGCCGCCGCGCCCGCCGAGGACACCCTGTACGCGGCCACCGCGATCCAGGGCATCCAGGGCGAGCTGAACGGGCACGGGCAGCACGGGATCACCGTCCCGCGTCCGCTGGCGAAGCCGCCGGTCCGCAAGCTGGCCAAGGATCTCGGGGTGGACCTGGCGACGATCACCCCGTCCGGCCCCGACGGGGTCATCACCCGCGAGGACGTCCACGCCGCGGTGGCCCCGCAGACGGCTCCAGGGCCCGTGGTGGAGGCGCCCGCGCCCCCCGCCGCGCCTGCCGTCGCCCCGGCGCCGGTGGCGTCGTACGACGGCGCCCGCGAGACCCGTGTTCCGGTCAAGGGTGTCCGGAAGGCGACGGCGGCGGCGATGGTCGGTTCGGCGTTCACGGCGCCGCACGTCACGGAGTTCGTGACGGTCGACGTGACGCGCACGATGAAGCTGGTCGAGGAGCTGAAGCAGGACAAGGAGCTGGCGGGCCTGCGGGTCAACCCGCTGCTGTTGATCGCCAAGGCACTTCTCGTGGCGATCAAGCGTAACCCGGAGGTCAACGCCTCCTGGGACGAGGCCGCCCAGGAGATCGTGCTCAAGCACTACGTCAACCTGGGCATCGCCGCCGCCACCCCACGCGGCCTGATCGTCCCGAACATCAAGGACGCCCACGCGAAGACGCTGCCCCAGCTGGCCGAGTCACTGGGCGAGCTGGTCTCCACGGCCAAGGAGGGCCGGACCTCCCCGGCCGCCATGCAGGGTGGCACGGTCACCATCACCAACGTCGGTGTCTTCGGCATCGACACCGGCACGCCCATCCTCAACCCCGGGGAGTCTGCGATCCTCGCGGTCGGCACGATCAAGCTCCAGCCGTGGGTCCACAAGGGGAAGGTGAAGCCCCGCCAGGTCACCACCCTGGCCCTCTCCTTCGACCACCGGCTGGTGGACGGGGAACTGGGCTCCAAGGTGCTGGCGGACGTGGCGGCGATTCTTGAGCAGCCGAAGAGGCTGATCACCTGGGCGTGA
- a CDS encoding BRO-N domain-containing protein, with amino-acid sequence MIEPSKHQPDPRTQQDALDVGDFVYAATGARVRRLTMPDGTHWFPAVDVCKQLGYTTPRKALLDHVPEQHREILETVTGGHCLSVPAGREWRRDLNLIDLQGLILLVSACTKPECAPFKQWVAEVIETIQREGSYSLEEAEVQPAEPGAPIAYAMPEQVAEAIVRLEERNLQADEQLAVTQHKSLVLQEKMAETQQEMVRTQLEMVRMQQEMVEMQRATLTAQQAIAQAMERIANRLDTLALDRPAPVPDFSAQPTAESVLADWRKRLSVTEDVWTVAVVIAPVLVEEGELRQPLEAIAARTGLSVHRVNECMRMLRKHACIHPQGATEAGAPVYVLSPR; translated from the coding sequence ATGATCGAACCCAGCAAGCACCAACCCGACCCCCGCACGCAGCAGGACGCGCTCGACGTCGGCGACTTCGTCTACGCGGCTACTGGGGCTCGTGTCCGCCGACTGACCATGCCGGACGGAACGCACTGGTTCCCGGCTGTGGATGTCTGCAAGCAGTTGGGCTACACCACGCCCCGGAAGGCTCTCCTCGACCATGTCCCGGAGCAGCATCGAGAGATTCTTGAGACAGTGACTGGAGGTCACTGTCTCAGCGTTCCCGCAGGTCGGGAGTGGCGCCGAGACCTGAATCTCATCGATCTCCAGGGTCTGATCCTTCTCGTCAGCGCCTGCACCAAGCCCGAATGCGCACCCTTCAAACAGTGGGTCGCCGAAGTGATCGAGACCATTCAGCGCGAGGGCTCCTACTCGCTGGAGGAGGCCGAGGTACAGCCCGCCGAGCCAGGCGCCCCCATCGCGTACGCCATGCCCGAACAGGTCGCCGAGGCCATCGTCCGGCTAGAGGAGCGGAACCTTCAGGCGGACGAACAGCTGGCCGTCACCCAGCACAAGTCGCTGGTCCTGCAGGAGAAGATGGCGGAGACACAGCAGGAGATGGTGCGGACGCAATTGGAAATGGTGCGGATGCAGCAGGAGATGGTGGAGATGCAGCGCGCCACCCTCACCGCCCAGCAAGCCATCGCCCAGGCCATGGAACGCATCGCGAACCGTCTCGACACCCTCGCGCTCGACCGGCCGGCGCCCGTTCCCGATTTCTCGGCGCAACCGACCGCGGAGTCCGTGCTGGCCGACTGGCGGAAGCGGTTGTCGGTGACGGAGGACGTGTGGACGGTGGCCGTGGTGATCGCCCCGGTGCTTGTCGAGGAGGGCGAGTTGCGTCAGCCGCTGGAGGCGATCGCGGCCCGTACGGGGCTGTCGGTGCACCGTGTCAACGAATGTATGCGGATGCTGCGCAAGCACGCCTGCATCCATCCTCAGGGGGCGACAGAAGCAGGGGCACCGGTGTATGTGCTCAGCCCACGCTGA
- a CDS encoding D-alanyl-D-alanine carboxypeptidase family protein, with protein sequence MIATGVVTSAPAQAAPAKPTITAKGGFVWNNANSKALYTKAADTKRSTGSTTKIMTAKVVLSQKNLNLNAKVTVSKAYSDYIVKNQASHAGLIVGDKVTVRQLLYALMLPSGCDAAYALADKFGTGSTRAARVKSFISKMNSTAKSLGMKNTKFDSFDGISNGSNYSTPRDLTKLASNTLKNSTFKSIVGTKTTKQKVTTKSGGYRYYTWENTNKLLGWKGTFGVKTGSGAQAKYCLVFSATRNGKTIVGTVLTSTNATTRTADVKKLMDYGFATL encoded by the coding sequence ATGATCGCGACCGGAGTGGTCACCTCCGCTCCCGCGCAGGCCGCTCCCGCGAAGCCCACGATCACCGCCAAAGGCGGGTTCGTGTGGAACAACGCCAACAGCAAGGCCCTGTACACGAAGGCCGCGGACACCAAGCGGTCCACAGGCTCCACCACCAAGATCATGACCGCCAAGGTCGTGCTGTCGCAGAAGAACCTGAACCTGAACGCCAAGGTCACGGTCTCGAAGGCGTACAGCGACTACATCGTCAAGAACCAGGCCTCCCACGCCGGCCTGATCGTCGGCGACAAAGTCACCGTCCGCCAGCTCCTCTACGCTCTGATGCTCCCGTCGGGCTGCGACGCCGCGTACGCGCTCGCCGACAAGTTCGGCACGGGCTCGACGCGTGCGGCGCGGGTGAAGTCGTTCATCTCCAAGATGAACTCCACCGCCAAGAGTCTCGGCATGAAGAACACGAAGTTCGACTCGTTCGACGGCATCAGCAACGGCTCGAACTACTCGACGCCGCGTGACCTCACCAAGCTCGCCAGCAACACGCTGAAGAACTCCACATTCAAGTCGATCGTGGGCACGAAGACCACCAAGCAGAAGGTGACCACCAAGAGTGGCGGCTACCGCTACTACACCTGGGAGAACACCAACAAGCTGCTCGGCTGGAAGGGCACCTTCGGTGTGAAGACCGGCTCCGGCGCCCAGGCCAAGTACTGCCTCGTCTTCTCCGCGACCCGCAACGGCAAGACGATCGTGGGCACCGTCCTCACATCCACCAACGCGACCACCCGCACGGCGGACGTGAAGAAGCTGATGGACTACGGCTTCGCCACGCTGTAA
- a CDS encoding GntR family transcriptional regulator has product MPTAPAPAVKQPPAADRVYTHVKQGVLERRYEGGTLLTEGELAEAVGVSRTPVREALLRLEVEGLIKLYPKKGALVLSVSAQEIADVVETRQLVEEHAVRKTVPATPRLIERLEALLEQQKAQAAAGDLAGAAVTDRCFHAEIVRSGGNEILSRLYDQLRDRQLRMGVAVMHAHPDRITKTLSEHEEILQALRAGDAEAAVALVHRHVSWFSMLARGEVR; this is encoded by the coding sequence ATGCCCACCGCTCCCGCCCCCGCCGTGAAGCAGCCCCCCGCCGCCGACCGTGTGTACACCCACGTCAAACAGGGTGTCCTGGAGCGCCGTTACGAGGGTGGCACGCTGCTCACCGAGGGCGAGCTGGCCGAGGCGGTCGGCGTGTCCCGGACGCCGGTGCGAGAGGCGCTGCTGCGGCTGGAGGTCGAGGGGCTGATCAAGCTCTATCCCAAGAAGGGCGCCCTGGTGCTGTCCGTCTCCGCGCAGGAGATCGCGGACGTCGTCGAGACCCGGCAGCTGGTCGAGGAGCACGCGGTCCGCAAGACGGTCCCGGCCACGCCGCGGCTGATCGAGCGTCTGGAGGCTCTCCTGGAGCAGCAAAAGGCGCAGGCCGCCGCCGGGGACCTGGCGGGTGCCGCGGTGACCGACCGCTGCTTCCACGCCGAGATCGTCCGCAGTGGGGGGAACGAGATCCTCTCCCGCCTCTACGACCAGCTCCGCGACCGGCAGCTGCGGATGGGCGTCGCCGTGATGCACGCCCATCCCGACCGCATCACCAAGACGCTCAGCGAGCACGAGGAGATCCTCCAGGCGCTGCGCGCGGGTGACGCGGAGGCGGCCGTGGCGCTCGTGCACCGGCACGTCAGCTGGTTTTCCATGCTGGCGCGGGGGGAGGTCCGGTGA
- a CDS encoding MFS transporter, whose product MSRPAIQSSAGSLPGDPPGGRRALAVWGVGVSVYFVAVIFRTSLGVAGLDAADRFQVGASALSTFSILQLLVYAGMQIPVGLLVDRLGTKKVLTLGILLFTAGQIGFALSPSYGTALASRALLGCGDAMTFISVLRLGSRWFPARRGPMVAQMAGLVGMAGNLVSTLLLARLLHGVGWTAAFAGSSVAGLVVLVLTLLFLKDHPEGHEPEPFPHHGAAYVRRQIAASWREPGTRLGMWVHFTTQFPAMVFLLLWGLPFLVQAQGLSRGTAGELLTLVVLSNMVVGLVYGQVVARHHAARLPLALGTVLTTAVVWATTILYPGEHAPMWLLIVLCAVLGACGPASMLGFDFARPANPPERQGTASGITNMGGFVASMTTLFAVGVLLDLTDDDYRVAFSAVFVLQALGLTQILRLRARAARRERERLVASRVETVHVPA is encoded by the coding sequence GTGAGTCGCCCCGCCATACAGTCGTCCGCCGGGTCCCTGCCCGGAGACCCGCCCGGCGGCCGTCGCGCGCTCGCCGTGTGGGGTGTGGGCGTCTCCGTCTACTTCGTCGCCGTCATCTTCCGTACGTCGCTGGGCGTGGCTGGCCTCGACGCCGCCGACCGCTTCCAGGTGGGCGCCTCCGCCCTGTCGACCTTCTCGATACTCCAGCTGCTGGTCTACGCGGGCATGCAGATCCCCGTCGGCCTGCTGGTCGACCGGCTCGGCACCAAGAAGGTGCTGACGCTGGGCATCCTGCTGTTCACGGCCGGACAGATCGGCTTCGCGCTGTCTCCGTCGTACGGCACCGCGCTGGCCTCGCGGGCCCTGCTGGGCTGCGGCGACGCGATGACGTTCATCAGCGTGCTGCGGCTGGGCAGCCGCTGGTTCCCGGCCCGGCGCGGGCCGATGGTCGCTCAGATGGCGGGCCTGGTCGGTATGGCGGGCAACCTGGTCTCGACGCTGCTCCTGGCCCGGCTGCTGCACGGGGTGGGCTGGACGGCGGCGTTCGCGGGCAGCTCGGTCGCCGGCCTCGTCGTCCTGGTCCTCACCCTGCTGTTCCTGAAGGACCATCCCGAGGGGCACGAGCCGGAGCCCTTCCCGCACCACGGGGCGGCGTACGTGCGGCGGCAGATCGCGGCGTCCTGGCGGGAGCCCGGTACCCGGCTCGGGATGTGGGTGCACTTCACCACCCAGTTCCCGGCGATGGTGTTCCTGCTGCTGTGGGGGCTGCCGTTCCTGGTCCAGGCGCAGGGTCTCAGCCGTGGCACCGCCGGTGAGCTGCTCACCCTCGTCGTCCTGTCCAACATGGTCGTCGGGCTGGTGTACGGCCAGGTCGTGGCCCGGCACCACGCGGCGCGGCTGCCGCTGGCGCTCGGCACGGTCCTCACGACGGCGGTGGTGTGGGCGACCACGATCCTCTACCCCGGCGAGCACGCCCCGATGTGGCTCCTGATCGTCCTCTGCGCGGTCCTCGGGGCCTGTGGGCCGGCCTCGATGCTCGGCTTCGACTTCGCCCGCCCCGCGAACCCGCCGGAGCGTCAGGGCACCGCCTCCGGCATCACCAACATGGGTGGTTTCGTCGCCTCCATGACGACCCTGTTCGCGGTCGGTGTCCTCCTGGACCTGACCGACGACGACTACCGCGTCGCCTTCTCCGCCGTCTTCGTCCTCCAGGCCCTCGGCCTCACCCAGATTCTCCGCCTCCGCGCCCGTGCGGCCCGCCGCGAACGGGAACGGCTGGTGGCGAGCCGGGTGGAGACGGTGCACGTACCGGCGTAG
- a CDS encoding maleylpyruvate isomerase family mycothiol-dependent enzyme, with amino-acid sequence MSLHPTLQPYADAWTHSVDAISELVTPLVEGEWNRRTPCPGWSVRDVVSHVIGLDCEMLGDPRPIHTLPRDLYHVRTEHQRYMEMQVDARRHHTAPEMTSELEYTIIRRNRQLRNESRDPGHKVRGPLGTEQTLEQAMRNRAFDVWVHEQDLRAALGQPGNLDSPGAYVVRDELLSVLPKVVAEDAQAPRSSAVVFDVHGPVEFIRTVRVDMQGRGTLETTPALGPAATLTLDWETYVRLACGRVTADLVADRIKAEGDPHLIAAILRAFAVTV; translated from the coding sequence GTGAGTCTGCATCCCACTCTTCAGCCCTACGCCGACGCCTGGACCCACTCCGTGGACGCGATATCCGAGCTGGTGACGCCGCTCGTGGAGGGCGAGTGGAACCGGCGGACGCCATGCCCCGGCTGGTCGGTGCGCGATGTGGTCTCGCATGTCATCGGCCTGGACTGCGAGATGCTCGGCGACCCGCGGCCGATCCACACCCTCCCGCGCGACCTGTACCACGTACGGACCGAGCACCAGCGGTACATGGAGATGCAGGTCGACGCCCGCCGTCACCACACCGCGCCGGAGATGACCTCCGAGCTGGAGTACACGATCATCCGGCGCAACCGCCAGCTGCGGAACGAGTCGCGGGACCCGGGGCACAAGGTACGTGGTCCGCTCGGCACGGAGCAGACGCTCGAACAGGCCATGCGGAACCGCGCGTTCGACGTATGGGTCCACGAGCAGGACCTGCGCGCCGCCCTGGGCCAGCCGGGCAACCTGGACTCCCCGGGCGCGTACGTCGTCCGTGACGAGCTGCTGTCCGTGCTGCCGAAGGTCGTCGCCGAGGACGCGCAGGCGCCGCGCAGCTCGGCCGTCGTCTTCGACGTGCACGGCCCGGTGGAGTTCATCCGCACCGTCCGCGTCGACATGCAGGGCCGCGGGACCCTGGAGACCACCCCCGCCCTCGGCCCCGCCGCCACCCTCACCCTCGACTGGGAGACCTACGTCCGCCTCGCCTGCGGCCGCGTCACCGCCGACCTCGTCGCCGACCGCATCAAGGCCGAGGGCGACCCCCACCTGATCGCGGCGATCCTGCGCGCGTTCGCGGTGACCGTGTAG
- a CDS encoding carbon-nitrogen family hydrolase codes for MRASLIQIGVDEDESVDSRRRRVAALVRDQAGADLVVLPELWTTGAFAFESFATAAEPLEGPTYEAMAKAASDTGVWLHAGSIPERDPDGTLYNTSLVFSPSGDLAAAYRKIHRFGFDKGEAVLMGAGSDLVTLRLPETTIGIATCYDLRFPELFRGLVDSGAEMFVLSAGWPERRRSHWTLLAQARAVENQAYVLACGTAGTHAGVPQAGHSIVVDPWGEVLAEAGPDEEVLTVEFEPAKVAATREQFPALKDRLLGLEPPRR; via the coding sequence GTGCGCGCCTCGCTCATCCAGATCGGCGTAGACGAGGACGAATCGGTCGATTCGCGCAGGCGGCGTGTGGCCGCGCTGGTACGGGACCAGGCCGGCGCCGATCTCGTCGTCCTTCCCGAGCTCTGGACCACCGGCGCTTTCGCGTTCGAATCCTTCGCGACGGCGGCCGAGCCGCTGGAAGGACCGACGTACGAGGCGATGGCCAAGGCGGCGAGCGACACGGGCGTCTGGCTGCACGCGGGCTCGATCCCGGAGCGGGACCCTGACGGAACTCTCTACAACACCTCCCTCGTCTTCTCACCCTCCGGCGACCTCGCCGCCGCCTACCGCAAGATCCACCGCTTCGGCTTCGACAAGGGCGAGGCCGTGCTGATGGGTGCGGGTTCGGACCTGGTGACGCTCCGCCTGCCCGAGACGACCATCGGCATCGCCACCTGCTACGACCTCCGCTTCCCCGAGCTGTTCCGGGGGCTCGTCGACTCGGGCGCGGAGATGTTCGTGCTGTCGGCGGGCTGGCCGGAGCGGCGGCGCTCGCACTGGACCCTGCTGGCGCAGGCCAGGGCCGTGGAGAACCAGGCCTACGTCCTCGCCTGCGGAACGGCCGGCACGCACGCGGGAGTTCCCCAGGCGGGTCACTCGATCGTGGTCGACCCCTGGGGCGAGGTGCTGGCGGAGGCGGGCCCCGACGAGGAGGTCCTCACGGTCGAGTTCGAACCGGCGAAGGTGGCCGCGACCCGGGAGCAGTTCCCCGCGCTGAAGGACCGGCTGCTGGGGCTGGAGCCGCCGCGCCGCTGA
- a CDS encoding DUF397 domain-containing protein produces the protein MSQILRWQKSSFSAGDSDNDCLEISTTPTTLHLRESDSPATILSPSATALHALLSTLRNGSRTSLEG, from the coding sequence GTGTCTCAAATCCTCCGATGGCAGAAGTCGTCGTTCTCCGCGGGCGACTCCGACAACGACTGCCTGGAGATATCCACCACCCCCACCACCCTCCACCTCCGCGAGAGCGACAGCCCCGCCACCATCCTGTCGCCCTCGGCCACCGCCCTCCACGCGCTCCTCAGCACGCTGCGGAACGGGTCCCGAACCTCACTGGAGGGCTGA
- a CDS encoding helix-turn-helix domain-containing protein codes for MPPRVTPTARQVRLGAELRRLREAAGLVSRDVAAWLGTSQAQISNIESGKHGVSEERLRRLAEHYACDDAQLVDALAGMANERDKGWWEEYRSALAAKALDLAELEHHASHVGTFQVVHIPGVLQTEDHVRAALAFVEPGCPEDVREARVEFRMRRQRVLDSGTPYDVIIHEAALRMRVGGSKIARAQLMHLLQASERESVTLRAIPFAAEGFAGAGLAVQYVGGGVPQLDTVQIDTPHGAEFIDAPAQLHRYRAKLERVDNAALPQDASLDLIRRIAQDL; via the coding sequence ATGCCGCCGAGGGTCACTCCCACCGCACGTCAGGTGCGCCTCGGCGCCGAGTTGCGCAGGCTGCGCGAGGCGGCGGGCCTGGTGTCCCGTGACGTCGCCGCCTGGCTGGGTACGAGCCAGGCCCAGATCAGCAACATCGAGTCGGGGAAGCACGGCGTCAGTGAGGAGCGGCTACGCAGGCTCGCCGAGCACTACGCCTGCGATGACGCCCAACTCGTCGACGCCTTGGCCGGCATGGCCAACGAGCGGGACAAGGGCTGGTGGGAGGAGTACCGAAGTGCTCTGGCAGCCAAGGCACTCGACCTCGCCGAGTTGGAGCACCACGCGTCGCACGTCGGCACTTTTCAGGTCGTGCACATTCCGGGAGTACTCCAGACCGAGGATCACGTACGCGCGGCCCTGGCCTTCGTGGAGCCGGGGTGTCCGGAAGACGTCCGCGAGGCCCGCGTCGAGTTCCGGATGCGACGCCAGCGGGTACTCGATTCGGGGACACCGTACGACGTGATCATCCACGAGGCCGCGCTACGCATGCGCGTCGGTGGCTCCAAGATTGCCCGTGCTCAGCTCATGCACCTGCTCCAGGCGTCCGAGAGGGAGTCCGTCACCCTTCGCGCGATCCCTTTCGCCGCCGAAGGCTTCGCAGGTGCGGGCCTTGCCGTGCAGTACGTCGGCGGAGGCGTCCCACAGCTGGACACCGTGCAGATCGATACGCCGCACGGTGCCGAATTCATCGACGCGCCAGCCCAACTGCACCGGTACCGAGCCAAACTCGAACGCGTTGACAACGCCGCACTCCCACAGGACGCTTCCCTCGACCTCATCCGCCGTATCGCCCAAGACCTGTGA
- a CDS encoding ATP-binding protein → MPSYTLICPPIETSPHIARDFVATVLRALRLDRTLVDDAVLCASELVTNACVHAKGGDGTVLWLAVEEGRLRVVVYDGDENPPVIRELTTETRERGGGRGLYLVDALTEGRWGHGPDIPYGGPTHPVGKAVWFDLPADLPGDQPVDLPVRRRAVL, encoded by the coding sequence ATGCCCTCGTACACCCTCATCTGCCCACCCATCGAAACCTCCCCCCACATCGCCCGCGACTTCGTCGCCACCGTCCTGCGCGCGCTGCGCCTGGACCGGACCCTGGTCGACGACGCGGTCCTCTGCGCCTCCGAACTCGTCACCAACGCCTGCGTGCACGCGAAGGGCGGTGACGGCACCGTGCTGTGGCTGGCGGTGGAGGAGGGGCGGCTGCGGGTGGTGGTGTACGACGGGGACGAAAACCCGCCGGTGATAAGGGAACTGACGACTGAGACCCGGGAGCGGGGCGGCGGCCGGGGGCTGTATCTGGTGGACGCCCTCACCGAGGGCCGCTGGGGGCACGGCCCGGACATCCCGTACGGCGGCCCGACGCACCCGGTGGGCAAGGCGGTGTGGTTCGACCTGCCCGCGGACCTGCCCGGGGATCAGCCGGTGGACCTGCCCGTACGGCGAAGGGCGGTGCTGTGA
- a CDS encoding LURP-one-related/scramblase family protein: protein MRFLVRDRLLGIGDDYWIEDEHGTKAFLVDGKAMRLRDTFELRDTQGRVLIDIRRKMFALRDTMVIERDGHPLATVRRKRLSLLRNHYRVALTEGTELDVSGKILDREFVIEYDGELLAHISRRWLRVRETYGLDVVRDDADPALLIAVTVCVINLAEKERDD from the coding sequence ATGAGATTCCTCGTACGCGACCGGCTCCTCGGCATCGGTGACGACTACTGGATCGAGGACGAGCACGGCACAAAGGCCTTCCTCGTCGACGGCAAGGCCATGCGGCTGCGGGACACCTTCGAGCTGAGAGACACCCAGGGGCGGGTACTGATCGACATCCGCCGCAAGATGTTCGCACTGCGCGACACGATGGTGATCGAACGGGACGGTCACCCTCTCGCCACCGTCCGCCGCAAGCGCCTGTCCCTGCTCCGCAACCACTACCGCGTCGCTCTCACGGAGGGCACCGAACTCGACGTCAGCGGCAAGATCCTCGACCGTGAGTTCGTCATCGAGTACGACGGCGAACTCCTCGCGCACATCTCCCGCAGATGGCTGCGCGTCCGTGAGACCTACGGCCTCGACGTCGTACGTGACGACGCGGACCCGGCCCTGCTGATCGCCGTCACGGTGTGCGTGATCAACCTGGCGGAGAAGGAGCGGGACGACTGA